The genomic segment AAATCTCCACAAGGTCGAAATGACAAAAAGAAAAAACAAGTCGCAGGAAAAACCTGTCCGAAATGTAAAAAAGGCCACTTATTAAAAGGCTCTACTGCCTTTGGTTGTTCTGAATATAAAAATAATTGCGATTTAAAAATTCCGTTTGAAATTTATGGAAAGAAGGTTTCTGAAAATCAAATAATTCGTTTGATTGATAAAGGTTGTACTACAAATCTAAAAGGCTTTAAAACCGAAGCTGGTAAAATCGAGGGCTTGGTTCGTTTTGATGATAGATTTAATTTAAAATTAGAACCGAAACAAAAAGCTATTGCAAAAAAGAGTGAGAGTGAGAATGAGATTTCTCTACAAGGTCGAAATGACAAGAATAAAATCTCGTGTCCGAAATGTAAAAAAGGAACCATTTTAAAAGGAAAAACAGCTTATGGTTGTTCAAACTATAAAAATGGTTGCGATTTTGTTTTTACGTTCGATACTATTAAGAAAATAGCGAATGGCAAACCTTTAACTAAGGAATTGGTTATTGAAATTATTTCGAAATAATCTTTACATTTTTATCATTCCAATCTTTCTTTTTACGCTCAAAATAAATTTCAAAAAACTACTCTAAAATAGTTACTTGTATATCTTCTAAAATAATTTCGGATACTTTTTCGAGCTGATTTTTTTCGAAGGCTTTATCTATATTTAGTAGGCTAATTTCTTTATTTATAGGTTTGTAATTATAATAATCTACAAAACGAATTCCGTTTTTTACACATTGTTCTTTTAAAACTCGAAAGCGTTTTCCACCTCCATTTATGTGGTAAGAATATGCCATATAATCAATTAAAAAATCGTCTTTTCCAATCCAATAAATAAATACATCTTCGAAATCTTCTCCTCCTCCATCTTTTCTAAATGTAACTTCAATTTTATAGTATTTTTTTTCTTTAACAGTTACAGAAGGAAGCAATTTTTTGTTAACTGCTTTATCGTTTAAAGCATAAGGCAAAACCGAAAAATAATGCACAGAATTTACCGAATTTGCGATACTGTTTAGTATAGTATCTGCTACCTGAATTTGCTTACCATTTATAAATCTTTTAAACCCAGTGTTGGTTATTTCGTCTGTAAATTGTTTATTATCGAGGTTAAAAGTACGAGTTAATTTAAAGTTTCCGTTTTTACGAACTGCGTTGTATTTCTTATCTCTAAAGCGAAAAGAAATATCGGAATTTGCCACTTTATCTGCTCCAGAATACAAAATTGTTTTATCGATAATTTGTTGAGCAGTGAGTTTTTTTTCGGAAGTTTTACAAGAAATTAAAAAGAGAAGTAAACATATAGGCAAATATCTCATAGAGTTTTGTTTGATTTGAGAGAAAATAGAAATCAAAATTACGTTTCTTTCCCGAATCTAAAAATGTATCTTTGTTAAAAATAAAAATTGATTATTGATGGTTCAGAAAAACATCAACATAAAAAATAAAAAAGCACGTTTCGAATATGAAATTCTCGACAAATATGTGGCTGGAATTCAATTGACT from the Polaribacter cellanae genome contains:
- a CDS encoding DUF6503 family protein encodes the protein MRYLPICLLLFLISCKTSEKKLTAQQIIDKTILYSGADKVANSDISFRFRDKKYNAVRKNGNFKLTRTFNLDNKQFTDEITNTGFKRFINGKQIQVADTILNSIANSVNSVHYFSVLPYALNDKAVNKKLLPSVTVKEKKYYKIEVTFRKDGGGEDFEDVFIYWIGKDDFLIDYMAYSYHINGGGKRFRVLKEQCVKNGIRFVDYYNYKPINKEISLLNIDKAFEKNQLEKVSEIILEDIQVTILE